The genomic segment GATTGGACTGGGAGATAAATTTGGTGGAGCTGCGCCTACAGCATCTGCTGCAAAAACACTGCAGGAATCAGCAAAAGTAGAATCATCTACTCTGCATTCATTTATATATAAATATAAAGGATATATAGAAGGAAGGGGAAAAGCTCAAACACTTCAGACAATAAAAAAGAGTTACAGCAAATCAGTGATATTTGTAGATGAAGCATCATTAATATCAACAGAGAAGATGCATGAGTTATTTCAATTAAGAGAGAAGCTAGGTTTTAAATTAGTTTTGGTAGGAGATCAAAAGCAGCTAGGAGCAGTTGAGGCAGGTAAGGATTTTGAACAATTAATCAAAGTTATACCATATGTAAAACTAGATAATGTTATTAGACAGCAAAATGAATCTCATAGGGAGGCTGTGGTTGAATCATCAAAAGGCAATATTAAGAAAACATTTGATATTCATGATAAAAATATAGAGCAGCATTCTAAGGGAATAGTTTCTGCAGCTGTAGCAAAATATATGGAGTTAAATTTAAAGGATAGAGATAATACATTGTTAATGTCGCCAACTAAAAAAATAAGAGACGAAATAAATGATCAAATAAGAGTTGAACTAAAGAAGGAAAAAATACTAAAAGGTAGTATTGAAAACTTTGCTGGGTTAAGACAGAAAGATATGAGTTTGGCAGATTATAATTTTGCAATGATGTATAAAAAAGATGATGTTGTAAAATTCTTTAAAAATTATTCAAATGGCATTAAACAAAATAAGTACTATAAAATTATAGGAATTAATAAATTAAGCAATAATATTACAGTAGAAAAAGATAACAAAAAACACGTTTTTAAATTCAGGACTGATACAAAATATAATGACAAATTAGAAGTATATGAAAAGATGGATTTAAAATTGCAAGAAGGCTTAAAAATAAGATTTACAAAAAATAATAACAAGGAAAAATTAGTTAATTCTGAAACGGCAATAATAGAAAATATAAATAAAGAATCTATCAAATTTAAAACAGAAGATGGAGAAATAAAAACAGTAAATAAAGAAGAATTAAAGCATATAGATTATGGATATTGTTTAACAATACATTCAGCACAAGGAAAAACATATCAAAAATCAATAGCGGCAATTGAAGATAATAAAATGTTATCCAATCAAAAATTATGGACAGTAATATTATCAAGGCATAGGGAAAGTTTTATAGCAGTAGTGCAAGAGAGAGAAAAATTACAGGGGTATTTAATATCAAATAATGGAAGGGAAATGAGTGCAATAGAATTAAGTAATAAGCAACAAAAGCAAGCGCAACAAATTCAAAAGATGCAGCAAATACATAAATCTAATGATTTCCAAATATCAATATAAAATCGCATAAAACCAGCTATGGAGTTATTGTATTATTACTTGGTACCAGGTGGTGCAGCCACACAAAACGAGAGATTGCGAGGTTTTAATAAGTATTAATTATTTGCAAAATAATAAATTTTAACTTTTTGGTACCAGCTGGTACCAGCTATGTGATAGGTAAAAAGCCGCATCTAGCAATTGTGGTACCAAGTGGTACCAAATTTAATAATTCTTGGTACCGTCTGGTACCAGCTCTGCATCTTAGATAAACTGGGCCATAGAAAGAAATGCACCAAGGGTGCGATTGGTGTGATACTCTTTCCTTGGCTCTGCCGTTGCTTTTTTAATGATCCTACTATTCTTTTATCTTTTTCTATTAATATCAATTTCTCTAAGAGCCTTAGTGACGATTGAGCGTAGAAACTATTTTGATTTTTAATTTATAACATGGTACATTTTTGGTATTAGTTATTTGAAATTGTACATAATATTTTCTTATTTTTTTGGTTACATATATTATTTTTTAAATTAGTATTGAAGTATATAATTCAATTATTATCAATAATGCTTATGGATATGAGTAAAAAACTTATAAAAAGTTTAAATAAAGAAATTAAATCTTTAATGAACAAAGATTTTGATTTAAGAAAATCTTTAGAAAAATTAGAAAAAGATTTAACAGTTGATGATATAGAAATTGAAAAACTAAAGAAAGAAAAGTTGAAAATTAAAGATAAAATTTTGGCAAAACAAAATGAATTAAAATTAGCTCTTGATAAAACTTCAGTTGAGTTAGTTTAGGATAAATAATTAAAAATAAAATTGTTTTGTTTTAATAACTGTTTATGAAAAAAGAGTAGATTTAATTTTAACCTACTCTATATGTTAATTTAGGAAATTTGTGAATGTTGATTTGATAAATTCAATTTTAATATTTGTAGTGATAGAAAATTTTGTATTGAAATTTTTTATCTATGGAATTTTGCAAAAAGTTATCAATGATTATTTCTACATTACAAGTATCGCAATAAAGTATTTTGTCATTAAATAATAAATTTACTTCAAAATAGTAATCATTTTTATCAAGGGGTATTTTAATCAAAATATCAGTAGGATTAGTTTTATTATTACTGTTTAAAACTTTATCTAAATTTATAGAGTGACTTAATTTAATATACTCTATAGTAACACTTGGTTTTTGAAGTTTTAGATAAATCTTGTCAGATAAAAAGGAATTACGCTTTAGGTTAATTAATTTTAATAACTTTTCCCAATGCTTTGATAATAATGCATTAACATAATTATTTACTCTAGTATCAAAATCTAAACTATGGTTTGGGTTTATATTAGTCGTACTAACTTTGGGGTGAAGTGGTAAAGCATTGTTTAGCTTTTTACAATAATCATTATGGGATGGCTCCCTACCAATGTACATCAAACTAGAGTGTCTGTCTAAAAGGTCTGGGTTAAAGTTTTTTTGTGTGGTTGTATTTATTACTTGTAAATTTTGCCCTGTTCTCATAACGTATCCTATTATTTGTTTGTAGTTTTAGTAAAGCATAAGTTCATTGTGCTAATAAGAGGTTTGATTGATAGCATTGACCTCTTATTAGCTACCTAAATTCAAAAGGTTAGTTGTAAATTTAAACCATCTAGATCCTGTAATTTTGTTGAAAAATTACTTACTCCTTCCTCTTGCGTCATTAATCATATGCATTTAAATTAGCCTTTTGTTCTAAGTAATGCTGAGATAAATGATTTATTTTGCATTTAAACTCAGATATAAGTTTGCGTCTTAATTTTAGAGCTTCCTTATCACTGATGCTTTTTGATTCATGCTGGACTCTAAATTCAAGAGTGTAAATTTCTGCTTGAATTAGTTTAATAATTTTAAATGTTGGTTGTTTTAATAATCTTTGCATAATGTCTCCTTAAAAAATTGTTAATCAAAACTAGAGGTTATATTTAGCTCCTTAATTTAATTAAGAAGTATGACCCCGTCATACTTCCTGTCATGCGGGCGACGCATGGGTGTACAACTGAAAAGAGCAAACTGTGAAAAATTTTAATTTATTTGTTGGCGGTGAATCGGAGCTTTGCTCCGAGAGGAAAAAAATTAAAATATTTTATAGTTTGTGAGCGTAGCGAAGCACCCTTGTAAGGCGTCGAGGGCGAAGCCCTAAGTTACTTACCATCAGTAAATGATAAATTGAGTATTATAGCGCAATGATATGCCGTTTTTTTCTTGTTTGAGTAGACAGATTTAATTACTTGTATTATTTTGTTATCTTTTAGAGGTTTGCAATTTTTTTTAAAAGTGACTTTGTCTCTACCTGAAATACAGCCTGAGAAATGGCGCAGATATTATTTTGAATCCAAAGATCGATATTACATTGTTATTCTGCAACAAGATCTGTTCCATGAGTGGAGCATAATGAAATGTTATGGTGGTAAGGAGAATAAATTGGGCAACTTGATTATTGAGTCTTGTAATTCGTATGAGGATGCTATAAATGAAATAGAAGAAATTAAAAAAAACAAGGAAAGCTCATAAATATGTGCTAAGGTATAGAAAATAATTAATTTTAAGATACTATAGCAAGTAGTTGTGATTTTTTAATATTAAAAATATCAAATACTTTAATTTAAACAGGAGATAACATTATGACTAAATATTTAAACTCAGTTACACTTTTACTTATAATAATTGGT from the Candidatus Bandiella numerosa genome contains:
- a CDS encoding DUF465 domain-containing protein; translation: MSKKLIKSLNKEIKSLMNKDFDLRKSLEKLEKDLTVDDIEIEKLKKEKLKIKDKILAKQNELKLALDKTSVELV